The sequence below is a genomic window from Proteus vulgaris.
AGAGAAAATAAAACGTTATCTTGTTTATATTGTTCATCTTTTTTCTGTTTATTATTTATGCAAAATAGGGGTGATCAGAACGGATAATTGTTAGTGATAATGTTAATAAAAAAGGCTATCAGTTGATTAAAAAAAACCAAAAGAAGAGAAATAAAATAAAAAGTAAGTAAGATAACTAAGTATAACTTACTGATAATAATAATTTCTTTCATTTCGTGTCGGTATACTAAAAAGAACAAAATCCTATTATGATCACAGTTATGTTATTTTATTGTTAACAAAAACGGTTAATGCTGTATATTTTGCATAATCAGCTTTTCAGCGCGATTCAATTCCTTATACTGGCATTGCAAACACTCAATAATGCCTTTTTTAAATATTATTTTAAGTAATGGAATAGCTATGGATAAACAACAATCCAGAGTCTTCAGCTTGTTCTTTAAGGGAAGCCTCGTCAAACAAATACTCGTTGGTTTAGTCGCAGGGATCTTACTTGCTTGGTTAGCGCCAGAAGCTGCCAAGATGATGAGCTTACTAGGTACCCTGTTTATTAGTGCACTGAAAGCTGTAGCACCTATCTTAGTATGGGTACTGGTTATGGCTTCGATTGCTAATCACCGTCAAGGGCAAAAATCGAATATTCGCCCAGTATTAATTTTATATCTGTTAGCAACGTTCTTTGCTGCGTTAACCGCAGTTGTTGCAAGCTTTATGTTCCCATCCGTTTTAACGCTGGTTGTTAATGAATCACAACTGTCACCACCTGAAAATATTGCTGAAGTGCTTAAAGGCGTATTAATTAATGTGGTCGCAAACCCTGTTGATGCACTTATCAATGGTAACTATATGGGTATTCTAGCGTGGTCTATCGGGCTGGGCTTAGCATTACGCCACGCAAAAGATACTACTAAAGCCTTAACGCAAGATTTAGCTGATGCAGTAACAAACGTAGTACGTGTTGTTATTCGTTTAGCACCTATCGGTATTTTTGGTCTAGTGTCATCAACTATCGCAACAACAGGCTTTGAAGTTCTCGCAGGTTACTTACAAGTTCTTGTGGTACTACTTGGCTGTATGCTGTTTGTTGCTTTAGTCGTGAACCCATTGATTGTATTTTGGAAAATTCGCAGTAATCCATATCCATTAGTGTGGGCATGTCTGCGTGAAAGTGGTGTAACAGCCTTCTTTACACGTAGCTCAGCAGCAAACATTCCTGTGAATATGGCAATGTGTCGTCGTATGAATTTAAACGAAGATACTTATTCTGTTTCAATTCCATTAGGTGCAACCATCAATATGGGTGGTGCGGCGATTACTATCACTATTTTGACATTAGCCGCAGTAAATACACTGGGTATGCCTGTTGATGTACCAACTGCATTGTTATTAAGCCTTGTTGCTGCAATTTGTGCATGTGGTGCATCGGGTGTTGCTGGGGGTTCTTTACTGTTAATTCCACTGGCTTGTAGCATGTTCGGTATTAGCAATGATATCGCTATGCAAGTGGTTGCAGTAGGTGTGATGATTGGTGTATTACAAGATTCAGCAGAAACGGCACTTAACTCATCAACAGACGTTCTCTTTACTGCAACAGTCTGTATTGCTGAAGATAATCGTATTTCAGATAATCCATTAACTGAAAAAAATAATGGGTAAAAAGGGTAAGTAGTAAGACAGGAAGATGCTGTAAAAATAATAATCAATAATAAAAAATAGAACCCCACATTTATGTGGGGTTTCTTTTTGCTATTTTATCGTCATGTTCACGATTTAAATGGCGAGTGCTAGCTCAGTTCCTTGTCTAATAGCGCGTTTTGCATCTAATGCACTGGCATCTTTCGCTCCGCCAATAAGATGAACTGTTTTGTTTTCTTTTTCTAAAGGTGAAAATAAAGGGTGATAAGCGCGTTGTCCTGTACACAATATAATATTATCAGCCATAAGAAGTTGTTGTTTGCCATCTTGTTCAACCACAAGACCTTCTGGCGTAATTTTTTGATAATGACAGTGTGTTAAGAATTTAACGCCTTTTTTCTCTAATGTTAGCCTGTGTATCCAACCTGTTGTTTTGCCTAAACTTAAACCTATCTTTCCGGCTTTACGCTGTGTCATCACAATGTGTTTAGTATCGTCTTTAAAGTGATCTGCGGGCTTGATGCCACCACGAGATGAAAGCGTCGGATCAATGCCCCATTCTTTGTTAAAAGCACAAGGACTTAAGCTACTGCATTGCCCTTTTTGCGTAAGATAAAGACCAGTATCAAAGCCAATACCTCCGCTACCAACAATCACCACATTTTTACCCACAGGTTGATGGTGTTTTAAAACATCAAGGTAAGTTTTAACTATCTCATTATCTTGCCCTTCAATGTCTGGGCTGTGAGGAGTAACACCACTGGCTAAAATAACCTCGTCAAAGTTTTTAAGATGATGAGGAGTGGCTTCAGTATTATTTTTAACAATGACACCCGTGAGTTGTAGTTGCCGTTTAAAGTAACGTAGGGTTTCTTGAAACTCTTCTTTTCCCGGGATTTGGCTAGCAATGTTCAGTTGCCCACCAATAATATCTTCTTTCTCAAACAGTGTGACATGATGACCACGTTTCGCCGCGGTTACTGCAAAAGATAATCCCGCAGGACCAGCACCAACAACCGCTAACTTTTTAGGCTGTTTGGTTGGAATAACCAGAAGTTCGGTTTCTCGGCAAGCAAAAGGATTAACTAAACAAGAGGCTGTTTGACCTGAAAAAATTTCATCAAGACACGCCTGATTACAAGCAATGCAAGTATTGATTTCATCTTCACGTCCTTGTTGTGCTTTAAGCACGAACTCAGGATCAGCAAGAAAAGGGCGAGCCATTGAAACCATATCAGCACAGCCTTCCGCTAAAATAGCT
It includes:
- the sstT gene encoding serine/threonine transporter SstT; translation: MDKQQSRVFSLFFKGSLVKQILVGLVAGILLAWLAPEAAKMMSLLGTLFISALKAVAPILVWVLVMASIANHRQGQKSNIRPVLILYLLATFFAALTAVVASFMFPSVLTLVVNESQLSPPENIAEVLKGVLINVVANPVDALINGNYMGILAWSIGLGLALRHAKDTTKALTQDLADAVTNVVRVVIRLAPIGIFGLVSSTIATTGFEVLAGYLQVLVVLLGCMLFVALVVNPLIVFWKIRSNPYPLVWACLRESGVTAFFTRSSAANIPVNMAMCRRMNLNEDTYSVSIPLGATINMGGAAITITILTLAAVNTLGMPVDVPTALLLSLVAAICACGASGVAGGSLLLIPLACSMFGISNDIAMQVVAVGVMIGVLQDSAETALNSSTDVLFTATVCIAEDNRISDNPLTEKNNG
- a CDS encoding FAD-dependent oxidoreductase encodes the protein MAHYSHLFSPLDLGFTVLKNRILMGSMHTGLEENINDAPKLAQFYAQRAAAGVALIVTGGISPNKQGVLLPHAATLMSESQLATHQLVTNAVHQQGGKIALQILHTGRYSYQPNLVAPSAIQSPITPFMPTEMSHEQIEQTIDDYIHCAQLAQKAGYDGVEIMGSEGYLINQFLVRHTNQRDDQWGGNIENRCRFALRILEGIKKAVGEQFIIIYRLSMLDLIKDGSDASEVLYLTKAVEKAGATMINTGIGWHEARIPTIATMVPRGQFANVTRELMGKVNIPLITSNRINTPQTAEAILAEGCADMVSMARPFLADPEFVLKAQQGREDEINTCIACNQACLDEIFSGQTASCLVNPFACRETELLVIPTKQPKKLAVVGAGPAGLSFAVTAAKRGHHVTLFEKEDIIGGQLNIASQIPGKEEFQETLRYFKRQLQLTGVIVKNNTEATPHHLKNFDEVILASGVTPHSPDIEGQDNEIVKTYLDVLKHHQPVGKNVVIVGSGGIGFDTGLYLTQKGQCSSLSPCAFNKEWGIDPTLSSRGGIKPADHFKDDTKHIVMTQRKAGKIGLSLGKTTGWIHRLTLEKKGVKFLTHCHYQKITPEGLVVEQDGKQQLLMADNIILCTGQRAYHPLFSPLEKENKTVHLIGGAKDASALDAKRAIRQGTELALAI